From Streptomyces fungicidicus, one genomic window encodes:
- a CDS encoding pyridoxamine 5'-phosphate oxidase family protein → MGKTYERIDGRLRTFIEEQPVFFTATAPLSADGTVNLSPKGLKGSFAVLDELTVAYLDFAGSNAETIAHLRENGRITLMWCAFQGPPNIVRVHGRGEPVFRDDPRFGELLTHFPDIDASSHGLRAVVVVTAELVRDTCGYAVPFMAYESERDLHARRFAREDDASLDAYFTSKEYIATSMDGLPGLPLPLPPSTV, encoded by the coding sequence ATGGGAAAGACGTATGAGCGCATAGACGGCCGCCTCCGCACCTTCATCGAGGAACAGCCGGTCTTCTTCACCGCCACCGCCCCGCTGTCCGCCGACGGCACGGTCAACCTCTCGCCCAAGGGCCTCAAGGGGTCCTTCGCGGTCCTCGACGAGCTCACCGTGGCCTACCTCGACTTCGCCGGCTCCAACGCCGAGACCATCGCCCATCTGCGGGAGAACGGCCGGATCACCCTCATGTGGTGCGCCTTCCAGGGGCCCCCGAACATCGTGCGGGTGCACGGCCGCGGCGAGCCCGTCTTCCGGGACGACCCCCGCTTCGGGGAGCTGCTGACGCACTTCCCCGACATCGACGCCTCCTCCCACGGCCTGCGCGCCGTCGTCGTCGTGACGGCCGAACTCGTCCGGGACACCTGCGGATACGCGGTGCCCTTCATGGCGTACGAGTCGGAACGGGACCTGCACGCGCGGCGGTTCGCGCGGGAGGACGACGCCTCCCTCGACGCGTACTTCACCAGCAAGGAGTACATCGCGACCAGCATGGACGGACTGCCCGGGCTGCCGTTGCCGCTGCCCCCGTCCACGGTCTGA
- a CDS encoding ferredoxin reductase family protein, which yields MTTTLAGGRAARRQTMRRIRPRRSPAVPLLLAVGAGAVAVLWLWWTSTPSIADTTGKIIAAGRITGLLAGYLMALVVLQMARVPALERRVGSDRVARWHAMSGRYTVTLVVAHVFLIMWGYARQAGRSLGGIVQQTITSVSTLPDMGKAAVGTGLLFVIAFLSVGPVRRRLPYDAWYHVHLLTYAAVFLTFWHQITTGNEFAVEPAAKTFWYGLYGVVTALVLWYRVITPVRLNMRHRMRVEAVVEETPGIVSVLIGGRRLHRMGAEAGQFFRWRFKAPGMRFSSHPYSLSAAPRPDMLRITVKAIGDHTSRLRELRPGTKVWAEGPYGALTAQRRSRGKVLLVAGGVGITPMRALFETLPGAAGDITLLYRANSTQDLALWSELAKIAEERGARLMYAVNSPDGERPDISAESLRRKIPDVDRHDVFMCGPPGFAQSVYDALRDAGVPARRIHHESFEM from the coding sequence GTGACCACCACGCTCGCCGGCGGCCGTGCCGCCCGCCGCCAGACGATGCGCCGCATCCGTCCGCGCCGCTCCCCCGCCGTGCCGCTGCTGCTCGCCGTGGGCGCGGGCGCGGTGGCCGTGCTGTGGCTGTGGTGGACCAGCACACCGTCCATCGCGGACACCACCGGGAAGATCATTGCCGCCGGCCGGATCACCGGTCTGCTCGCCGGCTACCTGATGGCCCTGGTGGTGCTGCAGATGGCGCGGGTGCCGGCGCTGGAACGCCGGGTCGGTTCGGACCGGGTCGCCCGCTGGCACGCGATGAGCGGGCGCTACACCGTCACCCTGGTCGTCGCGCACGTGTTCCTCATCATGTGGGGCTACGCCCGGCAGGCGGGCCGGAGCCTCGGCGGCATCGTGCAGCAGACGATCACCTCCGTCAGCACGCTGCCGGACATGGGCAAGGCAGCCGTCGGCACCGGCCTGCTGTTCGTGATCGCCTTCCTCTCCGTCGGCCCGGTCCGGCGCCGGCTGCCGTACGACGCCTGGTACCACGTGCACCTGCTGACGTACGCGGCGGTGTTCCTGACGTTCTGGCACCAGATCACCACCGGAAACGAGTTCGCCGTCGAACCGGCCGCGAAGACCTTCTGGTACGGGCTCTACGGCGTGGTGACCGCCCTGGTCCTGTGGTACCGGGTGATCACCCCGGTCCGGCTGAACATGCGGCACCGGATGCGGGTCGAGGCGGTCGTCGAGGAGACGCCGGGCATCGTGTCCGTGCTGATCGGCGGGCGCAGGCTGCACCGGATGGGCGCGGAGGCCGGGCAGTTCTTCCGCTGGCGGTTCAAGGCGCCGGGCATGCGGTTCAGCTCCCACCCGTACTCGCTGTCGGCGGCGCCCCGCCCGGACATGCTGCGGATCACGGTGAAGGCGATCGGCGACCACACCTCACGGCTGCGCGAGCTGCGGCCCGGGACGAAGGTGTGGGCCGAGGGCCCCTACGGGGCGCTGACCGCGCAGCGGCGCAGCCGCGGGAAGGTGCTGCTGGTGGCGGGCGGGGTGGGGATCACCCCGATGCGGGCGCTGTTCGAGACGCTGCCCGGCGCCGCCGGTGACATCACGCTGCTGTACCGGGCCAACAGCACTCAGGACCTGGCGCTGTGGAGCGAGTTGGCGAAGATCGCCGAGGAGCGGGGCGCCCGGCTGATGTACGCGGTGAACAGCCCCGACGGGGAGCGGCCCGACATCTCGGCGGAGAGCCTGCGACGGAAGATCCCGGACGTCGACCGCCACGACGTGTTCATGTGCGGGCCGCCCGGGTTCGCGCAGTCGGTGTACGACGCACTGCGCGACGCCGGTGTCCCCGCGCGCCGTATCCACCACGAGTCGTTCGAGATGTGA
- a CDS encoding FMN-binding protein has translation MRKSHPVRRAVLATAATVSGIVLLLSLKPASDPGSAAAAGGAAPPVAAQSPQGGAEPIGNGTVTGDAAQTQYGAVQVRLTVSGGKITKAEAVQAPKGGQSDRITSNAVPRLNQAAVAAQGAEIDAVSGATYTSGGYKKSLQSALDKARAAGAGQGAGTGSGQGAGGGGSAQARTVTGDAAQTQYGPVQVRITVSGGKITEAGTVQAPKGGQSDRITANAVPKLNQAAVAAGDAEIDAVSGATYTSAGYKQSLQSALDKAGG, from the coding sequence ATGAGGAAGAGTCACCCCGTCCGGCGTGCCGTGCTCGCGACCGCCGCCACCGTGTCCGGCATCGTGCTGCTGCTGTCGCTCAAACCGGCGTCCGATCCGGGCTCGGCCGCCGCGGCCGGCGGTGCGGCGCCGCCCGTGGCGGCGCAGTCGCCGCAGGGCGGCGCCGAGCCCATCGGGAACGGCACCGTCACCGGTGACGCGGCGCAGACCCAGTACGGCGCCGTGCAGGTACGGCTGACCGTGAGCGGCGGCAAGATCACCAAGGCGGAGGCGGTCCAGGCGCCCAAGGGCGGGCAGAGCGACCGGATCACCTCCAACGCAGTGCCCCGGCTCAACCAGGCCGCCGTCGCGGCCCAGGGCGCGGAGATCGACGCGGTGTCGGGGGCGACCTACACCAGCGGCGGGTACAAGAAGTCGCTGCAGTCGGCGCTGGACAAGGCGCGGGCGGCCGGCGCCGGGCAAGGAGCCGGCACCGGTTCGGGGCAGGGTGCCGGGGGCGGCGGCAGCGCGCAGGCGCGGACCGTCACCGGTGACGCGGCGCAGACCCAGTACGGGCCGGTGCAGGTGCGGATCACCGTGAGCGGCGGGAAGATCACCGAGGCCGGGACGGTCCAGGCGCCCAAGGGCGGGCAGAGCGACCGGATCACCGCCAATGCCGTGCCGAAGCTCAACCAGGCGGCGGTGGCCGCCGGGGACGCGGAGATCGACGCGGTGTCGGGGGCCACGTACACCAGCGCGGGCTACAAACAGTCGCTCCAGTCGGCGCTGGACAAGGCCGGTGGCTGA
- a CDS encoding FAD:protein FMN transferase, translating into MGTVFSLDVRGGESAAVRAALEETVAGLHRVDEVFSTYRDDSQISRLARGELDVGECDAEVAEVLELAAEAERVSEGWFSPRYRGRLDPTGIVKGWATERAARRLAAAGATGVSVNGGGDVQLLGAPGAGRPWRVGVSDPLRPGGLAAVVSAAGADELAVATSGTAERGDHIVDPRTGLSAVTDLVAVTVVAPRLTWADCWATAAFAMGSRQALGWLESLPDVEALLITAGDEVRCTGGLAARLG; encoded by the coding sequence ATGGGGACCGTCTTCTCCCTCGACGTCCGCGGCGGGGAATCCGCCGCGGTGCGCGCGGCGCTGGAGGAGACGGTCGCCGGGCTGCACCGGGTCGACGAGGTGTTCAGCACGTATCGCGACGACAGCCAGATCTCCCGGCTGGCTCGGGGCGAGCTGGACGTCGGGGAGTGCGATGCCGAGGTCGCCGAGGTGCTGGAGCTGGCGGCCGAGGCGGAGCGGGTGAGCGAGGGGTGGTTCAGCCCGCGGTACCGGGGGCGTCTCGACCCGACCGGCATCGTCAAGGGCTGGGCCACCGAACGGGCCGCGCGGCGGCTGGCGGCGGCGGGGGCGACGGGAGTGAGCGTCAACGGCGGCGGGGACGTGCAGCTGCTGGGTGCGCCGGGGGCGGGGCGGCCCTGGCGGGTGGGGGTGTCGGATCCGCTGCGGCCGGGCGGTCTGGCGGCCGTCGTCTCGGCGGCGGGGGCGGACGAACTGGCCGTGGCGACGTCCGGGACCGCGGAGCGGGGGGACCACATCGTCGACCCCCGGACGGGGCTGTCGGCGGTGACCGACCTGGTCGCGGTGACGGTGGTCGCGCCCCGGCTGACGTGGGCGGACTGCTGGGCCACGGCGGCGTTCGCGATGGGGTCCCGGCAGGCGCTCGGCTGGCTGGAGTCCCTGCCGGACGTCGAGGCGCTGCTGATCACCGCGGGTGACGAGGTGCGGTGCACCGGAGGACTGGCGGCACGCCTGGGCTGA
- a CDS encoding arginine repressor: MSQEQDQGQQAGPAVPQTRTARHRRIVDILNRQPVRSQSQLAKLLSDDGLSVTQATLSRDLDELNAVKIRNTDGDLIYAVPSEGGFRTPRAPLGGSAKEERMRRLSQELLISAEASANLVVLRTPPGAAQFLASAIDQAELHDVLGTIAGDDTLMLISREPAGGQALADHMLRLAQNGH; encoded by the coding sequence ATGAGCCAGGAGCAGGACCAGGGCCAGCAGGCCGGGCCCGCCGTGCCGCAGACGCGCACCGCACGCCACCGCCGGATCGTGGACATCCTCAACCGGCAGCCGGTGCGGTCGCAGAGCCAGCTGGCGAAGCTGCTCTCCGACGACGGGCTGAGCGTCACCCAGGCGACGCTCTCCCGCGACCTGGACGAGCTGAACGCGGTGAAGATCCGCAACACCGACGGCGACCTGATCTACGCGGTGCCGAGCGAGGGGGGTTTCCGCACCCCCCGGGCGCCGCTGGGAGGGTCGGCCAAGGAGGAGCGGATGCGGCGGCTCTCGCAGGAGCTGCTGATCTCCGCGGAGGCCTCCGCGAACCTGGTCGTCCTGCGCACCCCGCCGGGCGCGGCGCAGTTCCTGGCCTCGGCGATCGACCAGGCGGAGCTGCACGACGTCCTCGGCACGATCGCCGGCGACGACACGTTGATGCTGATCAGCCGGGAGCCGGCGGGGGGTCAGGCCCTGGCCGACCACATGCTCCGGCTGGCCCAGAACGGCCACTGA
- a CDS encoding acetylornithine transaminase encodes MSNEELTRRWQGALMNNYGTPRLPLVRGEGARVWDADGREYADFVGGIAVNALGHAHPAVVEAVSRQIASLGHVSNLFVAGPPVALAERLIQLFGRDGKVYFCNSGAEANEAAFKIGRLTGRTHMVATEGGFHGRTMGALALTGQPAKRAPFEPLPGDVTHVPYGDAQALASAVTGDTALVVIEPIQGENGVVVPPPGYLKAARAITAATGALLVLDEVQTGVGRTGNWFEYQAHEGVLPDVVTLAKGLGGGLPLGATVAFGRAADLLGPGQHGTTFGGNPVACAAGLAVLDTIANDGLLENVKRQSERLRDGIEASGHALTDHVRGAGLLLGIVLTEPLAPQVQQAAQDAGFLVNAPAPNVVRLMPPLTLGDDAVDAFLGALPGILDEAGSAGGEGRSGE; translated from the coding sequence ATGAGCAACGAAGAGCTGACCCGGCGGTGGCAGGGCGCGCTCATGAACAACTACGGCACGCCGCGGCTGCCGCTGGTGCGCGGCGAGGGCGCGCGGGTCTGGGACGCCGACGGCAGGGAGTACGCCGACTTCGTGGGCGGCATCGCCGTCAACGCGCTCGGTCACGCCCACCCGGCGGTCGTCGAGGCCGTGAGCCGGCAGATCGCCTCCCTCGGCCACGTCTCCAACCTGTTCGTCGCCGGACCGCCGGTCGCGCTCGCCGAACGGCTGATCCAGCTCTTCGGACGGGACGGCAAGGTCTACTTCTGCAACTCGGGCGCCGAGGCGAACGAGGCCGCGTTCAAGATCGGCCGGCTGACCGGGCGCACCCACATGGTCGCCACCGAGGGCGGCTTCCACGGCCGCACCATGGGCGCCCTCGCCCTCACCGGCCAGCCCGCCAAGCGCGCGCCCTTCGAGCCGCTGCCCGGGGACGTCACCCACGTCCCGTACGGCGACGCGCAGGCGCTGGCCTCCGCCGTCACCGGGGACACCGCGCTGGTCGTCATCGAGCCGATCCAGGGCGAGAACGGGGTGGTCGTGCCCCCGCCCGGCTACCTCAAGGCGGCCCGCGCCATCACGGCGGCCACGGGCGCGCTGCTCGTCCTCGACGAGGTGCAGACCGGGGTCGGACGGACCGGCAACTGGTTCGAGTACCAGGCCCACGAGGGCGTCCTGCCCGACGTGGTCACGCTGGCCAAGGGGCTCGGCGGCGGACTGCCGCTCGGCGCCACCGTCGCCTTCGGACGCGCCGCCGACCTGCTGGGGCCCGGTCAGCACGGCACGACCTTCGGCGGCAACCCGGTCGCCTGCGCCGCCGGACTCGCCGTGCTCGACACCATCGCGAACGACGGACTGCTGGAGAACGTCAAGCGGCAGAGCGAGCGGCTGCGCGACGGAATCGAGGCGTCCGGGCACGCCCTGACCGACCATGTCCGGGGCGCGGGCCTCCTCCTGGGTATCGTGCTCACCGAGCCGCTCGCGCCCCAGGTGCAACAGGCGGCTCAGGACGCCGGGTTCCTCGTGAACGCGCCCGCCCCGAACGTCGTACGGCTCATGCCGCCGCTGACCCTCGGGGACGACGCGGTGGACGCCTTCCTCGGGGCGCTGCCCGGCATCCTGGACGAGGCCGGCAGCGCGGGCGGGGAAGGACGATCCGGAGAATGA
- the argB gene encoding acetylglutamate kinase → MTGTRKHTALPKAQILIEALPWLTRHHGKTVVIKFGGNAMVDEDLKAAFAQDVVFLRHAGLKPVVVHGGGPQISRALQTHGIVSEFKAGLRVTTEDAMDVVRMVLAGQVQRELVGLLNRHGPLAVGLTGEDAHTLTATKHRPRVDGELVDIGRVGEITEIDTGAIEALLADGRIPVVSSIARSQDDHHVYNVNADTAAAALAAALGAETLMVLTDVEGLYEDWPDSDEVISRLTASQLEKLLPELSSGMVPKMEGCLHAVRNGVTTARVIDGRVQHSILLEIFTDEGIGTMVVPDEQGES, encoded by the coding sequence ATGACCGGCACCCGTAAGCACACCGCGCTGCCCAAGGCGCAGATCCTCATCGAGGCGCTGCCCTGGCTCACCCGGCACCACGGAAAAACCGTCGTCATCAAGTTCGGCGGCAACGCCATGGTGGACGAGGACCTGAAGGCCGCCTTCGCCCAGGACGTCGTGTTCCTGCGGCACGCCGGCCTGAAGCCGGTCGTCGTGCACGGCGGCGGCCCGCAGATCAGCCGGGCGCTCCAGACGCACGGCATCGTCAGCGAGTTCAAGGCCGGCCTGCGCGTCACCACCGAGGACGCCATGGACGTCGTACGCATGGTGCTCGCCGGACAGGTGCAGCGGGAGCTGGTCGGGCTGCTCAACCGGCACGGACCGCTCGCCGTCGGCCTCACCGGCGAGGACGCGCACACCCTCACCGCCACCAAGCACCGGCCCCGGGTCGACGGCGAGCTCGTCGACATCGGGCGGGTGGGCGAGATCACCGAGATCGACACGGGCGCGATCGAGGCACTGCTCGCCGACGGCCGCATCCCGGTCGTCTCGTCGATCGCCCGCAGCCAGGACGACCACCATGTCTACAACGTCAATGCTGATACGGCGGCTGCGGCACTCGCTGCGGCACTGGGCGCCGAAACCCTCATGGTCCTCACGGACGTCGAGGGCCTCTACGAGGACTGGCCGGACAGCGACGAGGTGATCAGCCGCCTCACCGCCTCCCAGCTCGAGAAACTCCTGCCGGAGCTGTCCTCGGGCATGGTGCCGAAGATGGAGGGCTGTCTGCACGCCGTGCGCAACGGCGTGACCACCGCCCGCGTCATCGACGGCCGGGTCCAGCACTCGATCCTGCTGGAGATCTTCACGGACGAGGGCATCGGGACGATGGTCGTGCCCGACGAACAGGGGGAGTCATGA
- the argJ gene encoding bifunctional glutamate N-acetyltransferase/amino-acid acetyltransferase ArgJ: MSVTAAKGFTAAGIAAGIKENGNPDLALVVNNGPRRAAAGVFTSNRVKAAPVLWSEQVLKSGQLSAVVLNSGGANACTGPKGFQDTHATAEKAAEVLGTGAGEVAVCSTGLIGVLLPMDKLLPGVGTAAAQLSEHGGEKAAIAIKTTDTVHKTSVVTGDGWTVGGMAKGAGMLAPGLATMLVVLTTDADLGSDALDRALRDATRVTFDRVDSDGCMSTNDTVLLLASGASGVTPGYEEFAEAVRAVCDDLGQQLIRDAEGASKDIRVEVVGAATEEDAVEVGRSIARNNLLKCAIHGEDPNWGRVLSAIGTTSAAFEPDELNVAINGVWVCKNGGVGEDRDKVDMRYREVHIVADLAAGDATATIWTNDLTADYVHENSAYSS, from the coding sequence GTGAGTGTGACGGCAGCAAAGGGATTCACGGCGGCCGGCATCGCCGCCGGGATCAAGGAGAACGGCAACCCCGACCTGGCCCTCGTGGTCAACAACGGCCCCCGCCGCGCCGCGGCCGGCGTCTTCACCTCCAACCGCGTCAAGGCGGCACCCGTGCTCTGGTCCGAGCAGGTGCTGAAGAGCGGGCAGCTGTCCGCCGTCGTCCTCAACTCCGGTGGCGCCAACGCCTGTACGGGACCGAAGGGCTTCCAGGACACCCACGCCACCGCCGAGAAGGCCGCCGAGGTGCTCGGCACCGGCGCGGGCGAGGTCGCCGTCTGCTCGACGGGACTCATCGGCGTGCTGCTCCCCATGGACAAGCTGCTCCCCGGCGTCGGCACCGCCGCCGCGCAGCTGTCCGAGCACGGGGGCGAGAAGGCCGCCATCGCCATCAAGACCACCGACACCGTCCACAAGACGTCCGTCGTGACCGGGGACGGCTGGACCGTCGGCGGCATGGCCAAGGGCGCCGGCATGCTCGCCCCCGGCCTCGCCACCATGCTCGTCGTCCTCACCACCGACGCCGACCTCGGCTCCGACGCGCTCGACCGGGCCCTGCGGGACGCCACCCGGGTCACCTTCGACCGCGTCGACTCCGACGGCTGCATGTCCACCAACGACACCGTGCTGCTGCTCGCCTCCGGCGCCTCCGGCGTCACCCCCGGGTACGAGGAGTTCGCCGAGGCCGTACGGGCCGTCTGCGACGACCTCGGCCAGCAGCTCATCCGCGACGCCGAGGGCGCCAGCAAGGACATCAGGGTCGAGGTGGTGGGCGCCGCGACCGAGGAGGACGCCGTCGAGGTGGGCCGCTCCATCGCCCGCAACAACCTCCTCAAGTGCGCCATCCACGGCGAGGACCCCAACTGGGGCCGGGTGCTCTCCGCGATCGGCACCACGAGCGCCGCCTTCGAGCCCGACGAGCTGAACGTCGCCATCAACGGCGTCTGGGTGTGCAAGAACGGCGGCGTCGGCGAGGACCGCGACAAGGTCGACATGCGCTACCGCGAGGTCCACATCGTCGCCGACCTCGCCGCCGGCGACGCCACCGCCACCATCTGGACCAACGACCTCACCGCCGACTACGTCCACGAGAACAGCGCGTACTCCTCATGA
- the argC gene encoding N-acetyl-gamma-glutamyl-phosphate reductase, protein MSVRVAVAGASGYAGGELLRLLLAHPGVEIGALTGNTNAGQRLGSLQPHLLPLAERVLEPTTADVLAGHDVVFLALPHGQSAAVAEQLGEEVLVIDMGADFRLEDAADWEAFYGSPHAGTWPYGMPELPGARAALEGSRRVAVPGCYPTAVSLALFPAYAAGLAEPEAVIVAASGTSGAGKAAKPHLLGSEVMGSMSPYGVGGGHRHTPEMIQNLSAAAGGRVSVSFTPTLAPMPRGILATCTAKARTGVTAASLRAAYEKAFADEPFVHLLPEGQWPTTAAVLGSNAVQVQVAYDAAAGRIIVISVIDNLTKGTAGGAVQSMNIALGLDETTGLTTIGVAP, encoded by the coding sequence GTGAGCGTACGAGTGGCTGTGGCCGGAGCCAGTGGATATGCGGGTGGGGAGCTGCTGCGTCTGCTGCTGGCGCACCCCGGTGTCGAGATCGGCGCGCTGACCGGGAACACCAACGCCGGACAGCGGCTCGGGAGCCTCCAGCCGCATCTGCTGCCGCTCGCCGAGCGGGTCCTGGAGCCGACCACGGCCGACGTGCTCGCCGGGCACGACGTCGTCTTCCTCGCCCTGCCGCACGGGCAGTCCGCCGCCGTCGCCGAGCAGCTCGGCGAGGAGGTGCTCGTGATCGACATGGGCGCCGACTTCCGGCTGGAGGACGCCGCCGACTGGGAGGCGTTCTACGGATCCCCGCACGCCGGCACCTGGCCGTACGGCATGCCCGAACTGCCGGGCGCCCGCGCCGCGCTGGAGGGGTCCAGGCGCGTCGCGGTGCCCGGTTGCTACCCCACCGCCGTCTCCCTGGCCCTCTTCCCGGCGTACGCCGCCGGCCTCGCCGAGCCCGAGGCGGTGATCGTCGCCGCGTCCGGCACCTCCGGCGCCGGCAAGGCGGCCAAGCCGCACCTGCTGGGCTCCGAGGTCATGGGCTCCATGTCGCCCTACGGCGTCGGCGGCGGCCACCGGCACACCCCCGAGATGATCCAGAACCTCAGCGCGGCGGCGGGCGGGCGGGTCTCCGTCTCCTTCACCCCGACGCTGGCGCCGATGCCCCGCGGCATCCTCGCCACCTGCACCGCGAAGGCGAGGACCGGCGTCACCGCCGCGTCACTGCGCGCCGCGTACGAGAAGGCATTCGCCGACGAGCCCTTCGTCCACCTGCTCCCCGAGGGGCAGTGGCCCACGACCGCGGCCGTCCTCGGTTCGAACGCCGTTCAGGTGCAGGTCGCGTACGACGCCGCCGCGGGCCGGATCATCGTGATCAGCGTCATCGACAACCTGACCAAGGGCACCGCGGGCGGTGCCGTCCAGAGCATGAACATCGCCCTGGGTCTCGACGAGACCACGGGGCTGACGACGATCGGAGTTGCGCCGTGA
- a CDS encoding alpha/beta hydrolase, which translates to MPHTAAPTVSWSVAPDRRPGTPLVVALHGRGADEASFAQLAPRLPAEASVAFVRAPLAEGGGYAWFANRGIGRPLPDSIAATADWLFGWLDTEAAGHASVSLLGFSGGMAMAGGLLLARPERFAAAVLLSGTLPWDAGLPEERGRLTGVPVFWGRDAADQVIPADLVARTGAWLREASGAHLEERLYPGLGHGVAVPELTDASAFLRRAWADGA; encoded by the coding sequence ATGCCCCACACCGCCGCCCCCACGGTCAGCTGGTCCGTCGCGCCCGACCGCAGGCCCGGCACGCCGCTGGTCGTCGCCCTGCACGGACGGGGAGCCGACGAGGCGTCGTTCGCCCAGCTGGCGCCGCGGCTGCCGGCCGAGGCTTCGGTGGCCTTCGTGCGCGCCCCGCTCGCCGAGGGCGGCGGATACGCGTGGTTCGCCAACCGGGGGATCGGGCGGCCCCTGCCCGACTCCATCGCCGCCACCGCCGACTGGCTCTTCGGCTGGCTCGACACCGAGGCCGCCGGGCATGCGTCGGTCTCGCTCCTCGGCTTCTCCGGCGGCATGGCCATGGCCGGCGGCCTGCTGCTCGCCCGTCCGGAGCGGTTCGCCGCCGCCGTCCTGCTGTCCGGCACCCTGCCGTGGGACGCGGGGCTGCCCGAGGAGCGGGGCCGCCTGACCGGCGTGCCGGTCTTCTGGGGCCGCGACGCCGCGGACCAGGTGATCCCCGCCGACCTCGTCGCCCGGACCGGCGCCTGGCTCCGCGAGGCGTCCGGCGCACACCTCGAAGAGCGCCTCTATCCGGGCCTGGGCCACGGCGTCGCCGTCCCCGAGCTGACCGACGCCTCGGCCTTCCTGCGCCGCGCATGGGCGGACGGCGCCTGA
- a CDS encoding DoxX family protein, with product MTGPTTLSRPAAAASGQGGPAVPARAYDIGLLLLRLVLGLTMAAHGAQKLFGWFGGGGVEGTGMFFASLGYPSPEAFAVVAGLTETLGGLGLALGLFTPLAAAAVAGTMVNAIAVKWGGGFFAPEGVEYELLLTLAAVALALTGPGRIAVDRLLPWLRTHRLAYGVAAVALGAAVAGVTLLLRH from the coding sequence ATGACCGGTCCCACCACCCTGTCCCGCCCTGCCGCCGCCGCTTCCGGCCAGGGCGGACCCGCCGTTCCCGCCCGTGCCTACGACATCGGACTGCTGCTCCTGCGTCTCGTGCTCGGTCTGACGATGGCCGCGCACGGCGCCCAGAAGCTGTTCGGCTGGTTCGGCGGGGGCGGTGTCGAGGGCACCGGGATGTTCTTCGCGTCCCTCGGCTACCCCTCGCCCGAGGCGTTCGCGGTCGTGGCCGGGCTCACCGAGACCCTCGGCGGGCTCGGCCTCGCGCTCGGTCTGTTCACCCCGCTGGCCGCCGCGGCCGTGGCCGGCACCATGGTCAACGCGATCGCCGTGAAGTGGGGCGGCGGCTTCTTCGCCCCGGAGGGCGTGGAGTACGAGCTGCTGCTCACCCTGGCCGCGGTGGCGCTCGCCCTGACCGGCCCCGGGCGGATCGCCGTGGACCGGCTGCTGCCCTGGCTGCGTACGCACCGCCTCGCGTACGGCGTCGCCGCGGTCGCGCTGGGCGCCGCGGTGGCCGGTGTCACCCTGCTGCTGCGCCACTGA